GATTCCTAGCTCTCAGTGTTAAGGTAATCAAAGGGGCTGTCATTCTGACGGACAGACCTGTGCAGTAGGATTGTACGAATTTAGTCCATAAATCTTTTACTTTGGTTCCTTTGGAGAACCAGTAACAGGCAGAGAAGCTGCTTATTAGTGCAACAGGTCAGAAGCTGAACCCACAGGAAATAGTTTTGGGGTCGTGTATGTATGTGTACCAGGAACGTCGTGATTTTATCATTCAGCTTTCATTTCTcgacaaaattaaaattgtttatCAAAGTAATAATATTTAGTCCCattctttgttttcagatgttACTTTCAGTTTTAGCGTCTCTTTCACCTGGGGAAAGGTTTTGCAGTAAATATGTGCCGTTCAAAATGAacactttttgacatttttcagcaCTTTTTCATTCCTTTGATGTGATCTGCTCTACAAGCTGTGCGCATGTATTATTTTGTTCTGCTGTACGTCAGTCTGCAAAGGGGaagttttcctgttttgaaatTCCTGTCTCACGCACATGCAGATACACATACATCAAACAGATTACCCCAACAGGTGCATACAGTCTAGCTGGTTAGATATTGAATTTCAGCTGATGTTGGTGGAAATTTAGCTGGGAAAAGATACTGCTCTTAtcagcacacccacacagcGGATAACATGCCCGCTGTATATTGTATCTCAAATGTGCATCAGACTTTCAGCATAATGTACCCACTACTCACATGACTGCACAAGTTGTCACGGCAACAGTGGTTACCCCTAAGACACGGGTAACGAGCATAAAGGTTCATGTTATTGGGTCCTTGTGGTTACCCTGTGGCTGGATTTAAAATTaggtttgtgtgcttgtgtctccTCTGTGCTTTCATTACAGAAGGTTACATCAGAGggctcattttgtttcttttgcttgtTTCTGATTCAGGGAGTGCAGGCCCTGATGAGCAGTGCAGTGCAGCCTCTCCTTCAGTCAGTGAGCGACTCCATAGAAGCCATTATCATCACGCTACACCAAGAAGACTTTTCAGGGTAAGCAACATTTCTTTTCCAAAGACCCTGGAACCATTTCAGGAAGCTGTGCTTTGACTGAGGGGACCAGAGATTGAATTATAAACTCTGTCAAGGAGACATTATTTGTaaattgtaatattttatttaaaaaagatgtTAGACCTTGTGGACCTTCTCTTTATCAGTTTATTTGGTTCTTTTCCACTGTTCTTTAAGTGTAACTATTCTCTTTGTGCACTTATGTATAATTATGCTTCTAAACTATTCATCAGTCTTCCTTTATAGTTGCTTGTGCTTAGACAATATTTTGTTACTTGAATGGGTCTTAACTTGAATATAAAAGTTTATATCCCTCCAAATGATACTCGGGTGTGTAGCTGCTCAGGTTTAAGAGGTTTCCATTCATTATTATAACAATTTCTTCCATTGAGCAGAGTTCTTTGAAACAGAAACTGACTTCAGAGTATCTCTGTGCATGTATTCAGGTGCCACCCAAATCATATGACGAACCTGTTTTTATTAACTTATTCTTGGTATTCTAAAGCTAGTCAAACCATTAATGACTACTGTATTCATAATATAGACTGTTGTAAAAGTTGTAGTCTTGAACCTTTATGCCAGCTGAACATACAATAGGCTGTATAATCCAGTCGACTTCAGCTAGATCAATGCAAATCAGGCTGAGCCTCTGGAGGAAGCTGCTGGAGGGAGAATCAAGTTCTGTCAACACATGATGTCATCTGCAAAAAATACTCAATCCTGCAGTTCAgctcaattttcttttttgttctaaACTGGTTgtatttgatatattttgatACTGTATTTTGTTACTGATTGTTATTTGTAAATTTCATTGTAGTGTAGATTATTGCATGAATGTGCTCTCCAGAAATGTATTCGTTCTCACCATCAGTGACTGTGAAACAAAACCTTGGTTTCATTGTGTGTGGTGCAGGCCTCTGTCCAGCCCCGATAAACCAGATGTTCCGTGCTCCCTGTACATGAAGGAGCTGCAGGGCTTCATCTCCAGAGTGATGGCTGACTACTTCCGTCACTTCCAGTGCGTGGACTTCATTTACGAGAGCACGGAGTCCATCGCTCGGAGGGCCATCGAGCTGTTCATCCGCCACACCAGCCTGCTGCGCCCGCTAGGAGAGGGCGGCAAGATGAGGCTGGCTGCTGACTTTGCACAGGTGAGGTTTTCACAGTGGCCGATTCCAGTAGTCGTGAAATCTAACTAAGTACCCAAGTACCGCACTAAAACACAGACTCAAGgtacttgaatatttccatcTTATGCAAatttatacttccactccactacatctcTGAAGGATTAAGTGTTCATTTGAGCTCAATTTTAAAtatctacagcagtaaaatgcatcatgtgtgtgtgtgtttgtcagatggAGATGGCAGTGGCTCCTCTATGCAGGAGAGTGTCTGATTTGGGGAAACCGTACAGAATGCTGCGCTCCTTCAGGTACGTATGCTCATGTATCACGAAGACTTGCACATTCTTACATAAAGAAAAATAGGAGTTTGTTCTTATCTCTTAGCTAATTTATCATGTAATGGGTCTTTGAGCATTTAGGAAATAGAATGtgcattgttgttattattgttagcAAATAGCTATTTGTAAATACtataatttatcatttatgtAGGTTTAATAGCCTAATATTTTTGTTCTGATTTCCACCTACAATATTAACATTGCCAACTGTCATTGAATATGATGAGCTAAATTTTCAAAACCGAACCAATATTGGTGACTATAATGAGTTATATCTCAAGTAAATGTTCATCCTGCTGCAGTCTGACAAGTGATACAGAAGTATCCACTGTCGAAGCATCAGGCTtcagagcagcttctttcctcagacTCTTCAGTCCGTCATCTACActccacaaacaaaaaataatttatttatagtaATAATaggttattttttgttttgtgggtAGCATAGAGGGACTGCAGCTTGCATTTCACTGTACAGCCTTGTTGAagaatgataaataaatgaatctttaattgatttttggcCCTTTTAACCTTACTGTGTACAGTATGCAGTATATTACattcttttgtgtattttatgcTCCAGGCCGCTGCTGTTCCAGACCAGCGAACTGATAGCCAGCAGTCCAGCTGTTGGTGACCTGATCCCCTACAGCACCCTGCTGCATTTCCTCTTCACCAGAGCCCCATCTGAGCTCAAATCACCTCACCAGGCCTGtatagagacacacacatatactgagCATGTTGTTACTTGACTTAAATACTCTTAACTTAGCTGAATCACAAGTCAAAACTGTTGACTTAGGAGTGTACTGTATATCACCATAGCAACTAACAGTGTTCTCCtccacagagagcagagtggTCCATCGCCCGTTATTCCCAGTGGCTGGATGACCATCCCTCTGAGAGAGACAGGCTAACTCTCCTCAGGTAaaccttttttccccatttgcTTGTTCCTTTCATTGGTCAGTGTACTGGTACATAACAGGTAACTCTTACCTAAGGCTTGGTATAGCTGAGCTGCATGTATGAAATCCATCCCATCAACAAAAGGCCTGACAGTTTTTACAGGGAACAAAACAGAATGGGCAGGCAATTTATTCTCATAAACACGCACTGTTAAACCACATTACCTCAGAGAACACAATGTACAGACTCTGTTTGATCTCACTGTGATTTTAACCGTGGTGAATGATCAGCCTCTACTGGTGAGCGTGTGCTGCAAaagcttagtttagcatgtgtTACCAGTTGACAACAAATCATTTACcgagttctttttttttgccaattgGCAGGTGATTTCAGCTGACCACTGTAAACAGTTagtaaactttattttttttacaaaagttATGTTGTTACCGTTAGGTTGTAGAAGAGTATGCACACAATCGCACAACTGGGGCCTGACTGGCTTGTACCCTGAATTACCCCTTTACCCCTTTGGGTAATTCAGAACTGGTGTCATAGAgtacgcacacatacacacctctctctctctctttccccctctctctctctctgtcaactACTTTCTAACTGTTTCAAGTCACATCGCTGTCACTTTTTAGATCTTGGTTGTTTTTAGTCATCAAATATCTACAAGTTATCATGGAAACAAGccaagctaatgttagcagctaGTTAAAATGGAGTCAGCGCCTGCTAACTCCACGTCTGGAACACtgcttttactttcttttccaCTGTCCAGTCTGAAGTTTGCATATAGGGCTGTCAGCAGTACATTGTAAAAGAATTGCTAGCTGAAACCTGTTCACTTAATCATGTGGTGAAACTGTTTTCTCCTCGTCCTCTAAGGGGCGCTCTGGAGGCCTATGTGCAGTCGGTGAGGGCACGGCAGGGGAAGGAGTTTGCTCCCATCTATCCCATCATGCTCCAGTTGTTACAGAAAGCCACCAGCGGCAGCCAGGAAGTCAAAACCTGAGGAGGAGGTTGTTTGTTGGATCATGTTTAGCTCTATGCACACTACATAATGCCTCCTTTATTGATGATGACAACAGCAGCTGCATTCCAGTTGAAGTGAAACTACTCCATCTTATTTTTACAATTCTGACTGactaaatattattattatataagtGGGTTTGAATTCATCTTGAGTAACCAAAGCTGATTATTGTTAGAAAATCTGTGATAACACCCCTATTATTACAAAGTTTGGTTCCAGCTGTTCCTCTGTAGGGATTTGGGAGAAAtaattggtttttttttcaatttgtagTAAATGTCAATTTGTAGTGATGTGGAGTCAGACACCACTGTAAAAATGTACTTGACTGATGTAATGGTGTATATACAATATGCTTTACTTGCAGTTTTACTTGTCAATCTGTGAGCAATTCAACAATGACTCTTGAGAATAAATGGGGAAATATCTGCAAGACTTTTATTTGTACAGTACTTCATTTGAAGCAGAGGtatggaacacacacaaacacacacagtatgacaTGAGCAGTATACACAGGTGTACTCAGATAGGCCACTTCCACTGGTTAGGTGGAGGCTCCTCCACCAGCGGCTCCCATGGTTTCCACTCCATCATCTTCCTGGACAGAGCCAGCTCACACTCCGCCTGCacccaggacacacacacacacacacacacacagagcactcGGTTACACTTATGTCACCCCATGACTAACAAATTCACATATCATGCTTTACATGTGGTGAAATATGTGCATTTCTTGCTGAGTGTGAGATACTAAAGCTCTACCTAAAGCTCACTAACACATCTTACTTCatcgtgtgtgtttgcatatggaTGAACCAAACCAGATCCACTAGACAACTAGAATTAACGATACTATTGAATTATGTatgtccagtgctcctcgtagtcttgtgtctctccctccctccctctctctctctctctctctctctgtatctttctgcaggtatctctccatccagatcttcaagttgaactgtagccggctctatgaccaacccaatgtgtattgttgacatctgcctgtcattcctctatgtaccgactatgggcggggtggttctccctacgggccgaaatcgaactgatatgatagtgattctcaacatcacataaaaaaagaatacatgaatgttacagcagttcattataattttcattactataattttcttataacttgtgaaatgttaaaatcatattgaggtggtagcaaaagtgaaactaaacagttgagattttgttttgcttatctttttagtaatgtcatttctcatgttgttaattgatttcctgcctgtacaacatccattgcacgtctgcccgtcctgggtgagggatccctcctctgttgctcaccctgaggtttcttccattttttcctgttaaaggtttttctgggagtttttccttagtcgatgtgagggtcgaagggcagaggatgttgctgatgttatgttaagccctttgagacaaactgcttgtaaaaatgggctatacaaataaagttgacttgacttgacttgacctGTACGTTGCACGAGTTATTGTGCTAAACACTGCCATGTCTTTAGTCACCTTCACAACTGGGACTCAAcactacacacaaacagatgttttaagcatgacaatttaaaaaaaaaatctaatctgtTCAAACGAATGGGACTGACGGAAAGACAGTCTTCTGAGCGTTAATGCCAACTGATCCACACTAAATATATCTTGGTTTGTTTAGTCTTGATGCCAAAGGTAAAAACTATAACCAGTCAAATGGTTACAATGTGTGTCCACCTATTAAGGTAAACAAGTGATGCCAAAGCATGtggagaaactgaaaagaaaaagcctcAGTGACCTACCTGGAAAATAACTTCTTCAATCTGCCCACAGTTTAtcttcttctccagcttctCAACATCAGGTTCCTGTGAAGAGAGACACTCCTTGAACACATGACCATGAAAGCATGACTCGGGATTAGTCAGCTCTTTGGGTGACATGtaagcccacacacacaaggtccagtgtgtaggatttagtgacatctagtggtgcAGTTGGAGCCAGCTGAACACCCCTCATCCCACCGTCCCCTACAGTAAccactgaggggaaaaaaacaaataaaatatccTCTCTATAGTcaagtttgtcttttctgaGCTGATGTAGAAACATGGCGATGCCACATGGcagactctgtggaagaggacctgcACCCTCTGTAGGTATAAAAGcctcattctaaggtaacaaaacacaatgattcaaacaacactgaaacaataaatcagaatcaCTGGTTATTcgctttttttttaagtgtcctcacatatttattcatttgttcatcatgagacaaaatgttatttttctgtggGTATCACCGTTTTACCTCACATCatatttaagataaaataagataatcctttatatGTACTACTCCACTAACAATTctgatgttgctgctgcctCTTGTGAATGCTGTCAAGGCCGCTATAGCAAACTCTGAGCTAATGGGCTTCACGACAGTAGTTATCCAAGTCCACAGCCTATAGGGAGGCACACTAAAGTTCAAGCTTCTTTGTTTGCATCCAGAGGTTTCACTCACTCACCATTTTAACGTGGTTGAACCTCTCGCTGACCAGCTGCTCTGTGTACTTCCTGTATGCTGCGTCCTGTGGCATGTTCTGCAGTGACGCCAGGATCTTTGAATACAGAATCCTCAGACGCTGGGAGAAGGAAAGAGCAGCAGATTAGTTGCTGGATTGAACAAAGGCCACTTGGGCTCTCCTTCTACTTGTACCATAGTTGGGCTCAGCCCTCTGTTGCCCCTCCACTTTGAGTTTCACATATGGCCTGAACAAATGGGGGGCAGTATTTGGGGAAAAACATTTCTTAAGAAATTTTACAAATGGACTGGTGCGTCACAGTTGCCTTCATCTGCCATTTCTAAAGTTGTTCAAAAGTACTGTATGCTTAATCTGGTGGAAGATAAATAGGCCTAAAGGATAAATTAAAACTGTCCTGCAGCGTGACTACTGCACATTGCAATGTCGACGCTGAAATGATATACTGTACAGTCCTAAAGGCTACTCCTCTAGCAGTACGTCAGCGAGCTGTGATGACTAGTAACCGCACGCATTCCGGTCACTAATGAAAGGTTAGCTCTAATAGGTCTGTGGTGTGTTCACTGTCTGCTGCTCACCTCATGTGGACTGTGGGATACTGCCAAGCCGACCAGCCCGGTCGTCTGGAAGACAACAGCAGGAAACACTTGTTAAGTATGAGTTACTTCAGCTGCTACTTACATCTTCACTTCTTTATAGGTGCCTATAATACACATATAatatccatcacacacacacacaatagaaCTGCCCTGTGACCTGAACATCTAATTAAAAGCCTTCAACAGCTGTTAATAACAGTctttcaaaagcaaaattaacAGACTAAAGTGTAACCACTGACATTAATGACAAGCCAcattttactttgtgtgtgtcagtatcagAGTACCGTTTTGAAAGGAAAGCCTTATAAGAAACATTATTAATGATATTAGCTACAACAGGAAAATATGCAGCACAAATAACacataaatattttctctttatataaatatatacaaatatgtTTGTCGcgaaaaaaatcaatacttttTTTGACCAATTATTGCACATTTTCCTATCATTCCTATAATTAATGATGGTgaacagtgtttcatttttaaattcttcaCATAAATGAATTCAGAGCGATGTAGAACAACAGGGTACTGCACTGCTTCTATCATCCAAGTGAACAGATATAGTACAATATAATACAAAGTAAATGTAGGATAGTAGGATAATCCTTAACGTTTCGTACTGCGACCTGTATGCGGTGGTTCTTTGACCAGGCTGTCTGCACCACGAACACAGATAGCAAAACAGCTatcagctaacgttagccaacATACAGCACACATCTCGTTCAAACTGCACAGTGTGCCGATAAAAGTCAACCACGTGAGTACGGCGTCAGACAGTATAGTGCAAATAACGTTAACTTAGCGGGTACTGCATCCTCCATCACGCTTCTTTCTAtcactaaaacaaaacatgacctCTAAGCCGTACCTTTTTAATCAGCCCAGCCATTCTCCTCAGCGGACTCCCGTCTGCGATTTCCGGCCACTAAATATGACGTCAACGACAAGTTCGCGTACAAGTGTGTACCTTTAGTTCGGTTTCATGTTGTATATTGTTCACCATTTATATACTAACGTTTGTTTCATATAAGGTtgttaaataaagcaaataaaaaaaaatacttttagcTGAGTATACTTTTTATGTTATTTCCATGTCAATAAAGCATAAACACTGTAACTCATAGTTATAATTGTTTTCAATATAAATAATTGTTTCGAATGTCTTACTCTGTGAAAGTAAGCCTATAAAAATAAGCATTTACAAAGTGCATATTATCAACATGGGGAAGatttaaggattcaaggaaAAGTGACAATGTTCagttttcaattaaaaaaaaaatgagacagaatTAACAGTTCTTTTAATTTTGTACTGCATTTGTTTAACCTTAAGACAAACCCTGCTGTTACACCATCTCTGCCAACAGCAGGGCTCCCTCTGCTGCCCTGTCCTGAAACAAAAGATGGATGAGTCAAGACCACCTTGTGTGCCATTCATTATTCTCTTATGTAATTGTACCAGTCATTACGCAGCCCGCCTGTCTGAATCACCTTGTTACACTCTacaatgtatttttaacatgaCAGACTAATGGCTGCAGTATATTCCTAGAACACTTGGGCCATGTGAAAATTAGAGTTGTATGTCCCATAGACATAAACACATATCTGACTGTTGCTGAAATGAACAGCGAGCAAGCAAAGACTTCAGACCGCGTGGAGGTTGGAAAAGTTTAATGAAATTAAACCAGAGCAATGCCGGCTATATGCACATTACAGATATTATCAGTTTTTAAATCatctatttaaaaatgtctggCAGAAAAAGACACCTatctacagtacagtaaaaaaaTTCaaggtataaaaatatattacaaatcTCAAGTATTTACAAAGACATCTTCTCTCTACATATGTCTAACTGTCTACAGTTATACTCCTGTTAGTTAGTTTTCAGTCTAGTTGTGTTACCTAAAACAAGCAACATCTCCTCAGTAAACTCAGCACCTAATGGAGAAAACACTGGAGACCTCAAACAGCCATGACAACTAAGTCACTCAACTCCCAGAATCCTctggcagagggaggagagaagaagaggaactTGAAGATGCAGgttaaaggggggggggggggggggttccatCTCCTCGAGGTTGGATTAGCAGGAATTGACAATGGAGTTCCTCTTGAGGTGGTTAGAAGAACATCCTGTGGGAGAAAAAAGGTTTAACTTATTTCatcctggtgtttttttttttttatcaacagCCAAAAGTATCCTCACAAgtgtgcacatgcacgcacacacacacctgtagaTGTTGGGATCCAGGAGTACAGCTGTGTCTGTGGGTAGCTTGGACAGATGAACCACCTTGGtcttctgctgcagtctgtcacTCTCATTCACCCACACATCTGGCAATCTGGCACgcagtttaaaaacacatttacacttaGTGTCTGCAAGTCGTGCTGTCTTTTAAGTGTGAACTGTGGAAAGCTGCATTTTAACCAGTACCAGATTCTGTCTAGGCGGCTGAAAACGATGACATTGGGTTGGTATCTAATAAAAGCCAAACACATCATCTCATCTTCTCGTCTCCTTTAAAGCAGCACCTTACTGAGACTCCCGTCGGTGTCAATAAAACCACTGAACCCACAGTCTGGCTGCTTATGAGAGGCAGCTTTCACATCTGTAGTTCACATCAGTTCAGTTTATCTGGTCCAAACTGAGACCAACACATGATATATTTGTGCAATTTAGTTGTGGTCTGGCTTTGCGTTCATGCTGGCTTATTATAAAACAAACGAAGAAGACTAAACATGAGGTCATATAGACAGCTAACTAAAAGGTGGGGCAGCTGTGACAGGACCCACATAAGGAAAACTAGTTCTGAAGACAGCAAATCATGCTGCATGTTAATGCTTCATATTGTAAGCAATGTTATTATTAGGCTGAAATCTCCCACCAGCCCAAACTAACCAGGGAAATGCATGAGAGTTCTGtttaactgaaacaaacaagctgGCTGTGAAATTACCTTGACCCAacaggacagaagagagagaatggGATTTGGAAACTTgcttaaagtaaaaaaaaaaaaattatctaaTTATTCTCACTGCATAAATTGTTATGTCTATCTGAAACAGCTCATGCATGTGGACAAAAAGTTCAGTTTGGCCAGTTAGAAGATTTATATACTTAGTGAGCAACCCAGCTGTGGTTACACATATAATAATCCAGTCCACATGCAGAACTGGAGACTGCAGATGGAACACGTGCAGTGCTGTTGTATGAGGCTACAGAGGACTACAACTGACTGACAATGAAGGACTTTATACATGCTAAAAACAGCTGTCAGTGAATTCATAATTTAACTTAATCtgaccttttattttgttttacgGCCACAAGATGatgaggagggcagaggaggaagagaaagggagagaagagagagagtaaCAAGACTTACATGTCTTCAGGTGTCCAGTGCAACAAGACCTTCACTTTCCCAGAGTCCTCTTTCCTCCTGGCTATTacctgaatacacacacaagcatgacATGAAGAACATGCTCTGCTGCACAGAAAGACACGAGAACTCCTGCACTGActagcctgtgtgtgtgtgtgtgagagagagagagagcccacCGTGCTGTGGAAGACCACACTGTGTCCGTTGCCCAGGCTCTCGATGTGTGTTGCCAGGTTGAGGCAGATGGCTCGATGGCGGATAGCGTCCATGGTCTGAGCGTCAAAGAAATCATGAGGTCGGGCTgggaataaaaacaattttgaaatgcagcaacaaaacaaatggtaTGATTATGCAAGACctttttttttgagtttgagtATGCTTTTATCTataaaaaaagggggaaaaggtGAAGATGtatttgaatataaatgtgtgtgtgcgcgttgaACATACGGAGGGAGcgtctgtgtttgttcttgaGCTTCCTCCTCTTGTTGAGGCCGGCCTTGGATGGAGACTCCTCCTTCACTTTTCCCTGACTGGACACTTTGGATGAACTCTGTGAGCTGAAGTGAGTGGGGACATGACGGGCGAGCCCCC
This Scatophagus argus isolate fScaArg1 chromosome 22, fScaArg1.pri, whole genome shotgun sequence DNA region includes the following protein-coding sequences:
- the ndufa5 gene encoding NADH dehydrogenase [ubiquinone] 1 alpha subcomplex subunit 5; the protein is MAGLIKKTTGLVGLAVSHSPHERLRILYSKILASLQNMPQDAAYRKYTEQLVSERFNHVKMEPDVEKLEKKINCGQIEEVIFQAECELALSRKMMEWKPWEPLVEEPPPNQWKWPI